A single genomic interval of Pyrus communis chromosome 5, drPyrComm1.1, whole genome shotgun sequence harbors:
- the LOC137735056 gene encoding uncharacterized protein isoform X1: protein MSYPLSCIRTKSMFKPKKQGEMDVESKDGLPQKMYGFKQGFSDVQAGLCPRVLIGNRCWFTKKTRDGEVSWWKQRYELGCISEFDEQETMKTKQEELMEICNGGRDGAAAVSNKNVNAKAFRKHCKVKEWPGTIETQEAMCADSPSKRGKENTLDQSHDVKYWDAAKQDELMETCNAAEMVLLL, encoded by the exons ATGAGCTATCCCTTGAGTTGTATCAGGACAAAAAG TATGTTCAAGCCGAAGAAACAAGGGGAGATGGATGTCGAAAGCAAGGATGGTTTGCCGCAAAAAATGTATGGATTCAAGCAAGGTTTTAGTGACGTTCAAGCGGGTTTATGCCCTCGAGTTTTGATAGGTAACCGGTGTTGGTTCACCAAGAAAACGAGGGATGGAGAAGTCTCTTGGTGGAAGCAAAGATATGAACTTGGATGCATCTCTGAATTTGATGAGCAGGAAACTATGAAAACAAAGCAGGAAGAGTTGATGGAAATTTGTAATGGCGGTAGAGATGGTGCTGCTGCTGTGAGCAATAAGAATGTCAATGCCAAGGCGTTCAGAAAGCATTGTAAAGTCAAGGAATGGCCCGGGACTATTGAGACTCAAGAG GCAATGTGTGCTGATTCACCTAGCAAACGAGGGAAGGAGAACACCCTTGATCAGAGCCATGATGTGAAGTACTGGGATGCAGCAAAGCAGGACGAGTTGATGGAAACTTGTAATGCAGCAGAGATGGTGCTGCTGCTGTGA
- the LOC137735056 gene encoding uncharacterized protein isoform X2, whose translation MDVESKDGLPQKMYGFKQGFSDVQAGLCPRVLIGNRCWFTKKTRDGEVSWWKQRYELGCISEFDEQETMKTKQEELMEICNGGRDGAAAVSNKNVNAKAFRKHCKVKEWPGTIETQEAMCADSPSKRGKENTLDQSHDVKYWDAAKQDELMETCNAAEMVLLL comes from the exons ATGGATGTCGAAAGCAAGGATGGTTTGCCGCAAAAAATGTATGGATTCAAGCAAGGTTTTAGTGACGTTCAAGCGGGTTTATGCCCTCGAGTTTTGATAGGTAACCGGTGTTGGTTCACCAAGAAAACGAGGGATGGAGAAGTCTCTTGGTGGAAGCAAAGATATGAACTTGGATGCATCTCTGAATTTGATGAGCAGGAAACTATGAAAACAAAGCAGGAAGAGTTGATGGAAATTTGTAATGGCGGTAGAGATGGTGCTGCTGCTGTGAGCAATAAGAATGTCAATGCCAAGGCGTTCAGAAAGCATTGTAAAGTCAAGGAATGGCCCGGGACTATTGAGACTCAAGAG GCAATGTGTGCTGATTCACCTAGCAAACGAGGGAAGGAGAACACCCTTGATCAGAGCCATGATGTGAAGTACTGGGATGCAGCAAAGCAGGACGAGTTGATGGAAACTTGTAATGCAGCAGAGATGGTGCTGCTGCTGTGA